ACGTCGGAGATGCCGATCCGTCCCGCCGGCGCCAGTACCCGGAACATCTCGGCCAGTACGGCCGGCTTGTCGGTCGACAGATTGATGACGCAGTTGGAGATGATCACGTCGATCGATGCGTCAGGGAGCGGGATCTGTTCGATCTGCCCCTTGAGGAACTCGACGTTCTGCGCGCCCGCGCGAGAGGCGTTGGCGCGAGCCAGCTCCAGCATCTCGTCGGTCATGTCCAAGCCGTAGGCGAAGCCCGATGGACCGACCCGTCGAGCCGAGAGCAGCACATCGATACCCCCTCCGGATCCCAGATCCAGCACCCTCTCCCCGTCCCGGAGATCCGCGACGGCCAGCGGGTTACCGCAGCCGAGCGATGCCAGCACCGCCTCGGCCGGCAGGCCGTCGGTCTCGTCGGCCCCGTACAGGTTCGCACCGAACCGGTCGGATTCGTCACCGATCGCGACCACCGACAGTGCGTCGGTCGGGCCGCAGCAACTGGCGCCCGTTCCGGAACCGACAGCTCGCGCGGCGGCGGCGTAGCGGTCGCGGACGTGCTCACGGAGCTCGTCGGTCTGGCTCATGGCTGACACCCTTCATAGATGAACGTCGATGCCTCAACCATGGCTGTACACATAGACCTTTGTCAATGTCTGGCGCATACTGGTCTCCATGACGAGCCGGACCGATCTGCCGCTGACCGACGTGGCGTGCTGCGCCCCGCTCACCCGCGTGCCCTTGACCGCGGCGGACGCCTCCGCCCTGGCTCAGACACTGAAGGCCATCGCCGACCCGACCCGACTGCGGTTGCTGTCCATGGTCGCCGCGCACGAGGGCGGCGAGGCGTGCGTCTGTGATCTGACCGAGCCGCTCGGCCTGACCCAGCCGACCATCTCCCACCACCTCAGGGTCTTGGTCGACGCCGGGCTGCTGACCCGCGACAAGCGAGGCGTGTGGGCGTACTTCACGTTGGTGCCGGGTGCGTTGGACTCCCTCGCCGCGGTGCTGTCCAGCCAGGACCCGGCAGTGGTCACGGCCTGACCGGCGGCTCCGGAGGTGCCCCGGCTCAGACGAGGAAGACCAGCGCGCACAGCCAGGCGGACAACAGTCCCAGCACGGCGCCGGCTCCGATCCAGCGAAGGACCGGCAGATTCCGCGACAGCCACAGCGCGGGCCCGAGACCGCCCGCGACGAGGACGTTGACGGCAATGGCCAGGATCGGGCGGTCCGCCAGCCCCGACGAGAGCACGTAGACCGCACTGGCCACGAGGAACAGGGTGAATCCGGACAGGGCCAGCCCGGGCCCCCACGGGACGGGCTCGCCGCCCGCGCGCCACTCCTCCACCCAGGCCCATTCGACCGGTTCGTACTGGTCGACCGATTCCTCGGCGTGGACCGGCTCATCGAGATCGGCCGGTTCAGCGTCGCCTGACCGTGGGTCCGACGGCGTGTTCACCTCGGGGTCCGGCGTCCGCGTGACCACCTGCAGCACCCTCGGCGCCGAGTCCTGCGGCCCCACGGACGGGTCGCCGTGCGGCCCGGTCACGGCCGGCCAGCGATCGGCAGTCGGGTGAACGAAGCTTCCATCAGCACAGTCTGCCGCACGCCGTCGGTCATCCGGTCGCGATCTCGGCAAAGGCGATGGCGCCGGCGGTGGCCACGTTCAGCGAGTCGACACCGGGCGCCATCGGTATGCGCACCTGCAGGTCGGCCGACTCCAATGCCGCGTCGGTCAGCCCTGGCCCTTCCGAGCCCAGGAGCACGGCCACCTTCCGGCCGGCCAACCCGGCTTGCCGCAGCGTCACCGCCGACGGTTTCGGGGTCAGCGCGGTCACGGTGAAACCCTTGCTGCGCAACAACTCCGCCGGGGCAGGCCATGACCCGGACAACCCGGCGAACGGAACCAGCAACACCGTACCCATGGACACCCGGACACTGCGGCGGTACAGCGGGTCCGCGCAGCCCTCACCCAGGAGGACCGCCCCGATCCCCAACGCGGCCGCGTTGCGGAAGATCGACCCGAGGTTCTCGTGGTCGCCGACGCCTTCCAGCACGGCCACCGAGCGGACCGAATCCAGAAGCTGCGCCGTGGGCGGGAAGGCGATCCGGTCGGCGGTGGCCAACACCCCGCGGTTCAGGTGGAACCCGACCACCCGGGCCATCAGGTCAGCGGACGCCACATAGAACGGCGCCTCCAGGTCACTCAGATCCGGGGCCAGTTCGTCGAACCGGCCCCGGACCCCCAACAGGGCGCGCACCGGGTAGGCCGATGCAATCAGCCGACGGACCACGACGGTGCCTTCGGCGATCACCAGCCCGCGGCCGCCGGGCCGGTCGGGTCGGCGGTCGGCCGTCGTCAGGTCGCGGAAGTCGTCGAGGCGAGGGTCGGCGGGGTCGGTGATGTGGATCGGCATCGTCACGTGCTGATGTGGCTGGTTCGTTCGGCCCGCGGTCAGTGGCCGGCGAGCTCGTTGAGGATGACGGCCGCGCGGTGCAGGGTTTCCCGGTCCTTGGGTGGCAGCTCGGCCAGCAGCTGGGCCAGCCACGCCTCACGGGCCTCGACGTAGCTCTCCATCCGACGGATCCCGTCCTCCGTGATCTCGACCAGCACCTGACGACCGTCGGCCGGGTTGTCCTTGCGGATCACGGCGCCGGCGCTCTCCAACCCGTCGACCACCCGGGTGATCGACGGCGGGCGAACCTGTTCACGGACCGCCAGATCGCCCGCGGTGATCGGTCCCTCGCGCCAGATGATGGCCAGAGCCGAGATCTGCGTCAGCGTCAGGTCGTGGGTGGGGTGCTGCTGCCGCATCCGTCGGGTCATCCGATGGATGGCGAGGCGGAGTTCGTTGGCCAGCGGGGCGACGTCAGGCATGTCGTTGGTTCACCTTACTTTTGGGGGTCGAGCCGAGGGCCGCGACCGGAACCGCCACCTGCTGTGAGCACTTGTGTAAAGACGCGGATCATACAAGAGCCTTTCGCATCGCTACACGTGACCAACGGTCCGGACCCCGTTCGCGTTCCGGGCCGGGCGGACGGTGACCACCGGCCGGACACTACGCTGGACCCGTGGCCGTCGACGGGACGAACGAGCAGCCGTACACGCCGCCGCCCCTGCCCCCGGTCCGGTCGAACCTGTTCCATATCGTGGCCCCGCTGACCGGGGTCTGGTTCGTCGTGCTGGCCGTCCTGATGACCCAGATTCCGGGCCTGCGCGCGCACGACCACCTGATCTGGCTGTGGACGGCGGCGGCCGGGACCTTCCTCGGCGGCCTGGGTCTGTCGATCTACGGCTGGCAGCGCAGCGCCGCCCGGCGCGGGCGGCGGTCGGCCCAGCCGATGGCTCTCGACGAGAAGATCTGACCGGACGGTGACCTGCTCGACGGCCTGATCAGCTCAGCCCGTCCTCGGCGAAGGTCAGCGGATCACCGGCCGCGGCCGCCACGGCCAGCGCCCGGTCACTCCAACGCCCGGCCAGGTGCGCGACCGCCCGGCCTATCCCGTCGGGCGATCCGTCGGTGACCACGCCGTCCCCCGGCCCGGGCCACCACCGCACCCGCCGCGGCGCGCCGTCGTGGTCCACGGTCAACTCGGGGTCCGTGGTCAAGCCGCTCGGAAAGGTGACGGCCAGGGTGACGGCGGCCCGCGCGGCGGCCGCCGACTCGGCGTCCGACAGCGGCGCCCCGACGGCTGCCGACGGGACACGGACGACCTCCGACGCCAGTTCCAGTTCCAGCGCCGCGGCCACCGCGTCGGGTGCAGCGCCGCCGGCCACCAGACGTCCGGGATCGAGCACCTGGGCCAGCCACGGCCGGTCGAGCACCAGGGCGTCGGCGGCCGCCACCACGGCACCGTTCAACGCCCGCACCAGGTCCGGTAGGCGCAGTCGGGGATCGCGTTCCAGCACGGTCTCCGCCGCGGCGGTCAGCGCGGGGACCGCACCGGCCGGGACAACCCGGCCCTGGTCGGCCAGACGGTCCAGCAGGTCCTGGCCGTCCGCGTCGGAGGCGTCGGTCAGCACCCCGATCGCCGCCGCCACCGCTGGGTCGACGGCCACCGGGAGCGGGTCGTACAGGCCGGTCAGTACCACCGCGTCGGGACGCCGCCAATAGGTCGGCGGGTGCCCGCCGAGCCGGGCGTAACGGGTCAGCCACCATCGGGTGTAGGACGGTGCCGGTTCTCCGGTCAGTGTGGCCCGCGCGGCCGGGTCGGCGGCCAACATCGTCAGCAACTCCGGCCAGCGATCGTCATCGACCAGATCGAGGTCGGCGACGGCATCGAAGGCGTCCGGCGGCAACGCCTCGCCGACCACCTCGGACCACCACTCGTCCAGGTCCGGCAGATCGGCGTCCCGATCGTCGACGCGCACGATCTTCAACCCGGTCCGCACCCCGACCAGGGAGAGAGTTTCCGGCGGCAGTTCCGACCACGGGGCACCGACCAGCGGCAGGTCGGCGTCGGCGGCCAGCACGCCGGCCAGCGGCGCCCCCGGGGCCAGCAACTCGGCCGCCGGCCAGGGCTGCCCGTCGACGTCGGTCAACACCACGTCGTCCAGCAGGCCTCCGGCCGGCGCGCCGCTGCGGGCCAGGTCGAACGCCAGATCGGCCAGTTCGCTCAGTTCGCCCAGGTCTGGATCGTCGTCCTCCAGGTCCTCCCGGAAGCGGGCGAACACCTCGATCAGCGCCGGGTCCGAGACCAGGGCGGCCGCGTCGGCCGGCCCCGCGCCGAGCCGGGACAGCAAGGGATGCACGGCATCCGGGTGCACGATCCGCAGGTCAGGGGCCAGCGCCACCGCCCTGGTCAGGACGTGTCGGTCGATCGCGTCAGCCGCCGGCAGCAGCAGACCGGCCGGCCCGATCCGCCGGCCGCCGCCGATCAGCGGCACCGGAAGGTTCGCCAGGTCCTCGGAATCCTGGTCGGCCAGCGCCGAGTACACGTCGCGCCAGAACGCCGGTTCGTCGTCCAGGCCGGCCAGGGCCGCCGTCGCGTCGGCCAGCGGGAGGATGCTCACCCCGAGCATCCGCAGCGCGTCCAGGTCCGACGGGTGGTGCGGCGGCGGCAGCAGTCCCGGAACGGCGCGCCCGAGCAGAAAGGCCGCCTCGTCCGAGATCCCGGTGATCACGCAGGCCGAGGAGGGGACGACGAGGTCGCCCAGTGTGGAGACCAGGACCGGCGACCGTGACAACCGGCGCACGATGCCCGCGCGAAGAGTGGCGTCGACCGGACCGAGCGGGAACCCGGCCGTCGGAACCAGGGACAACCGGCGTCCCGGCGCGACGGCCTCGGCCAGGTCGACGTAGGCCTGGGCCGCCTGGGCCAGCAGGTGGTCGGTGAGCGGACCGGACGCGAGCCGCCGCCGGGTGTCGTCCACCGGGAAGGTGCCGATGAGGCGGGCCGGGAGCGAGAGCGGCTCGTCGGTCGGCGTCGGCGCCCCCAGGAAGTGCGGCGCCGGGACGGCGACGTCGAACAGATCGACCGCCGCCGGGACCTCGACCGGCTCCGGCCAGACCCAGGTCAGTGTCCACTCGTCACGGGCCCGTTCCTCCACCGGACGATCGGCCAGCAACGCCGCCGGGATCGTGCCCGAACGGGCCCCGGTGACGTACCGGGTCGACTCCACTCCGGCGGTGATGACCGTGACGCCCTCGTCGAGGTCCTCCCGGGTGAGCATGCGGTCTGGTCGGCCGGGCAGCACCACCTCGACCACGGCCAGCCCGGGCAGGGCCCAGAGCAACTCGTCGCCGAGGTCGTCGAGCATCTTCCTGACCTCGGCGCGGACCTCCTCCCGGAGCGGCAGGCGGACCTGCGTGTCGAACCCGTCCGGCACCGGGTCGGAGCGCAGGTCGGCCTCCGGGACGGGCCACGGCAGCCGCAGGGCGGGCACCTGGCCGGCCCGGGCGGCCAGCTCCGCGGTCAGATCCGCGTGGTCCAGTTCGGTGACGGCCGCGGTGGTCCGGGCCCGGGAGAACGCGATTCCACCCGTGCGGGACACGACTGCCGGTTCGTCGGACACGGCCATCACCGCGGTGAAGCCCACCCCGAAATGACCGACCGTGGCGCCCCGGCCCCGTTTCGCCGACGCGCGCAAGGAGGCCAGGCCGGACACGCCGGCCGCAGTCAGTGGGGCACCGACGTTGGCCGCGCGCAACTCGCCGGCGCTGTCCAGGCTGAAGCGAACCCGGCCCGGGACGCCCATCTCCCGGGCCGCGTCGACCGCGTTCGCGGCCAGCTCGATCAGCAGCCGGCCGGCGTACCCGCCGGTGGCCAGTGCCTCCTCGGCGTTCGCGTCCTCCCGGAACCGCGCCGGCGAACGGGACCAGGCGTCCAGGACGGACGAGCGCAGCCCGGCCGTCCCGAACGGGTCGGACGCCGGGGCGGTCAGTCCTTGCCCGGCGACCACTGGTCGTCCGGCTCGGCGGCCGCGTCGAGCAGGGCGGCCTCTTCCAGTTCGGCCTCGGCCAGTTCGGCGCCGACGATGTACGGGTCGGCCCACTCGTCGAGCGCGGGGTCGCTGACCTCGAGTGGCGGCGGGCCCTCGACCGCGATGCGGCGGTGGACCTCCAGCGTGAGTTCGTCGATGACGGTGTCGGTCGCGGCCGATCGGGCCGGCATGACGATCACCGTCTCGGAGTGGGCGCCGCAGCCGTAGCCGGCATCGACCACCCGACCGTCGGCCGGGGAGAGGTCATTGCCGCACGCTCCGAGCAACTGCCCGAGCGAGCCGGCCAACGGCAGGTAGAACGCGCACGTGACGCAGTGGGCCGGCGCGGCCAGCGCCATCTCGTCGCCCGGCCCGAACCGACCGTCGTGCAGACGCTCGGCAAAGTCGACGCGGCCCTCGCGGGACATCACCCGGACGCGCCCCAGTCCGATCTCGGTGGCGACGGCCTCGACGGCCGGATCGTCGGACTGCAGGTAGGCCGGGACGATCCGCGGGTCGTCGGGCGAGGGCGGCAGCAGGTCGCCGGCGCCGAGATCGCCGGGCCGGATCCGCTCGTCCCAGGGAATCCAGGCCGGAGCCAGCAGGGCTCCCTCTCCCGGCAGCAGGACGACCTCGCTGACCGTCGGATGGGACGCGTCGAGCACCGCGAGGGTGACCGACCAGTGCCAGCCCTGGTACCCCGGCTGATTGGCCCGGAAATTCGCCGTGACGGCCACGTCGTCCTCGGCCACGGCGAGCAGAAACTCGCCGACGTCGGACGGATCGAGGGCCTCGGCTTCGGCGGCGGATCGGGCCAGGCTGGTCGCGGTCTCGTCGAGGATCACCACGACCGGGCCGGCGGTGGCCGCATCAACCTCGCTGACCTGCTCCGATACGGGTTCGTCGGCTCCGCCGGCGGTCGGCTCGGCATCGGCGTGGACATGGTCGACCAGGGCGGTGGATGCTGGGTTGGAACTCACCAGTCCATCTTGCCGCATCCGTTCCCCCACGACTCACCTCCCGAGTCCCGGATGGTGCGCGGCAGCGGGCGAGCGTGGGGCAGGATATGGGGGTGAGCGTGCCCGGTTCCGATTCCGGGGGCGCCGGGAGCGACCGGCGGCCCGACCGTCCTGCTGCCGCGTCCGGGGACGGGTACGACGAGTACGGCGACCCACTGGAGCAGCCCACCACGGCGTTCCGGCGGCCGGCCACGCCGCCGCGGCCGGCCGCTCAGGACCGACCCTCGACGTACACGTCGCCGACCCGCGGACCGGCCGCTCCGGTCAGTTACGGGCCGCCCCCGGCGAACGGCGTCACCCCGACCTACGGCCCCCATCGGGCACCCGGCGCCCCGCCCACCTACGGCACCTCTCCCACCTACGGCACCTCGCCGGCCTACGGCCCCCCGCCGGCGTACGGCACCCCGCCGGGAGGCACACCGGGCTACACCTCGGCCACCCCCGGGGCACCGGTCCACGGCCCGGCGGTCGCGGGCGGGCGCGGGCCCGGATCTCCGCGGCTCTCGGGTGATCCGTCCTGGCAACCCACCACGGCGCTGCCCCGTCCGCCCCACGAGTCGGGGTCGACGCCGTCTGCGGGGACCGGGCCACGACCCGAGTCGCGTCCGCCGGCGCCCGACGCGCGGCGGCCGCCGTACTCCGGCCGCATCCCACCCGTCGGTCCGAGCTGGGCCGATCAGGGCGGGTACGGATCGGCGCCGATGACCGACCACCACGAGCCGCGCCCCCGAAGCGGCGGCCCGACCGACGACTACCGCAACCGTTACCAGGACCAGGACACCTCCGATCGCGCCGAGTACGACAGCTGGGCGCAGGAGTCCTACCACTCGGCGCCGCCCATCCCCGAGGTCCGGCATCAGCCGCCGCCGCGGGGCAGCCACCTGCCGCCCTACCAGGAGCCCCTGGCCCTGGCCGACACGGTCAAACCGCCGACCAGTGGCATCCGGCAGCCGCGGAAGATGACGGTCACCCGGGTGGCCGCCCTGCGCGGCCGGGAGCTGACCACCCGTGGCGTGCAGATGTTCCACCGGGCCACCACGGCCGACGGGGCCGACAAGTCCGGGTTGACCGCCCTCACCTACGCGGTGATGGCCAACTACGCGGTTGACGCCATCCTCGCCGTGGCGTTGGCCGGCACGCTGTTCTTCGCGGCGGCCACCGCGGAATCAACCGGCCGGGTGTTGCTCTACCTGTTGATCACCGTCGCCCCATTCGCGTTCATCGCCCCGCTCATCGGGCCGATGCTCGATCGGCTGCAGAGCGGCCGCCGCCTGGCCCTTGGCCTGTCCAGCTTCGGCCGCGCCCTGTTGGCGATCCTGATGGCGTTCAACTTCTCGCACTTCAATCCGTGGGTCATCTACCCGTGTGCCCTGGGCAACCTCGTGCTGTCCAAGGCGTTCGGCGTGCTCAAATCCTCGCTCACCCCCCGGGTGCTGCCGGAGCAGATCACCCTGGTGAAGACCAACTCCCGCCTCACCACCTTCGGCATGATCGCCGGCGGCGTGGCCGGCGGCGTGGCCGCCGGCCTGAGCAAGATCTTCGGGTCGCCGGGGGCCCTGGTCCTGATGGCCGCGTGCGCGATCGCCGGTGGAGTGCTGTGCCTGCGGATCCCGTCCTGGGTGGAATCCACCGAGGGCGAGGTGCCGGTCAGGCTGGCCGATCACCGGACGAAGCGGGGTTTCCCGACCATCGTGGTCGCCACCTTGTGGGCGAACAGTGTCATCCGGGTCGAGACCGGATTCCTGGCCTTGTTCATCGCGTTCGTGGTGAAGAGCCAGTATCCGAACCACAGCGCGTTCACCCAGCTGCTGCTGCTGGGCATCATCGGAGCCGCGGCCGGGGTCGGCGGGTTCGTCGGCAACACCATGGGCGCCAAGCTCACCCTGTCGGCGCCGGAGAAGATCTCCCTGTTCTCCCTGATCGCCGTCATCGTCTCCACGTTGATCGCGGTACTCGCGCCCGGCCTGGCCACCACGGCCATTGTCGGCTTCGTCGGGTCGACGGCATCCTCCCTGGCCAAGGTCAGCCTCGACTCGGTGATCCAGCACCACCTGCCCGAGGAGAGCCGCGCGTCGGGGTTCGGCAAGAGCGAATCGGTGCTGCAACTGGGCTGGGTGTTCGGCGGCGTCATCGGGCTGCTGCTGGGTGGCGTCTGGAGTTTCGGCCACGCCAACATCTACGCCATCGGGTTCGCCACCATCACCGTGATTCTGCTGTTCGGCCTGGTGCAGAGCTGGCTGGCGAAGTCCGGGAAGAGCCTGCTGCCCCGGCTGACGAAGCTGGCCGGCCGCCGGCCGCGCAGGTCCGGCGTCCAGCACACCGATCGCCTGGCCCGCCCGTCCACCGCCGACGGCCCGCACCCCGGACCGACCGGACTACCCAGGACGGCCCCGTACGGTGTCGGAGCGGGAGACGATGCGGCCCCCGCTCGGCGCCGCATCCGGAAGGCTGGCAAGGACTAGTTGTGATGACTCGATTTCGCCCGGCGCGGCTCGGCGGGCTGTTGGCCGCCGCCGCCCTGCTCGTCGCCGGCTGCACC
This window of the Nakamurella panacisegetis genome carries:
- a CDS encoding DUF2530 domain-containing protein, with translation MAVDGTNEQPYTPPPLPPVRSNLFHIVAPLTGVWFVVLAVLMTQIPGLRAHDHLIWLWTAAAGTFLGGLGLSIYGWQRSAARRGRRSAQPMALDEKI
- a CDS encoding MarR family winged helix-turn-helix transcriptional regulator, with protein sequence MPDVAPLANELRLAIHRMTRRMRQQHPTHDLTLTQISALAIIWREGPITAGDLAVREQVRPPSITRVVDGLESAGAVIRKDNPADGRQVLVEITEDGIRRMESYVEAREAWLAQLLAELPPKDRETLHRAAVILNELAGH
- a CDS encoding MFS transporter — translated: MSVPGSDSGGAGSDRRPDRPAAASGDGYDEYGDPLEQPTTAFRRPATPPRPAAQDRPSTYTSPTRGPAAPVSYGPPPANGVTPTYGPHRAPGAPPTYGTSPTYGTSPAYGPPPAYGTPPGGTPGYTSATPGAPVHGPAVAGGRGPGSPRLSGDPSWQPTTALPRPPHESGSTPSAGTGPRPESRPPAPDARRPPYSGRIPPVGPSWADQGGYGSAPMTDHHEPRPRSGGPTDDYRNRYQDQDTSDRAEYDSWAQESYHSAPPIPEVRHQPPPRGSHLPPYQEPLALADTVKPPTSGIRQPRKMTVTRVAALRGRELTTRGVQMFHRATTADGADKSGLTALTYAVMANYAVDAILAVALAGTLFFAAATAESTGRVLLYLLITVAPFAFIAPLIGPMLDRLQSGRRLALGLSSFGRALLAILMAFNFSHFNPWVIYPCALGNLVLSKAFGVLKSSLTPRVLPEQITLVKTNSRLTTFGMIAGGVAGGVAAGLSKIFGSPGALVLMAACAIAGGVLCLRIPSWVESTEGEVPVRLADHRTKRGFPTIVVATLWANSVIRVETGFLALFIAFVVKSQYPNHSAFTQLLLLGIIGAAAGVGGFVGNTMGAKLTLSAPEKISLFSLIAVIVSTLIAVLAPGLATTAIVGFVGSTASSLAKVSLDSVIQHHLPEESRASGFGKSESVLQLGWVFGGVIGLLLGGVWSFGHANIYAIGFATITVILLFGLVQSWLAKSGKSLLPRLTKLAGRRPRRSGVQHTDRLARPSTADGPHPGPTGLPRTAPYGVGAGDDAAPARRRIRKAGKD
- a CDS encoding sacsin N-terminal ATP-binding-like domain-containing protein; the protein is MVAGQGLTAPASDPFGTAGLRSSVLDAWSRSPARFREDANAEEALATGGYAGRLLIELAANAVDAAREMGVPGRVRFSLDSAGELRAANVGAPLTAAGVSGLASLRASAKRGRGATVGHFGVGFTAVMAVSDEPAVVSRTGGIAFSRARTTAAVTELDHADLTAELAARAGQVPALRLPWPVPEADLRSDPVPDGFDTQVRLPLREEVRAEVRKMLDDLGDELLWALPGLAVVEVVLPGRPDRMLTREDLDEGVTVITAGVESTRYVTGARSGTIPAALLADRPVEERARDEWTLTWVWPEPVEVPAAVDLFDVAVPAPHFLGAPTPTDEPLSLPARLIGTFPVDDTRRRLASGPLTDHLLAQAAQAYVDLAEAVAPGRRLSLVPTAGFPLGPVDATLRAGIVRRLSRSPVLVSTLGDLVVPSSACVITGISDEAAFLLGRAVPGLLPPPHHPSDLDALRMLGVSILPLADATAALAGLDDEPAFWRDVYSALADQDSEDLANLPVPLIGGGRRIGPAGLLLPAADAIDRHVLTRAVALAPDLRIVHPDAVHPLLSRLGAGPADAAALVSDPALIEVFARFREDLEDDDPDLGELSELADLAFDLARSGAPAGGLLDDVVLTDVDGQPWPAAELLAPGAPLAGVLAADADLPLVGAPWSELPPETLSLVGVRTGLKIVRVDDRDADLPDLDEWWSEVVGEALPPDAFDAVADLDLVDDDRWPELLTMLAADPAARATLTGEPAPSYTRWWLTRYARLGGHPPTYWRRPDAVVLTGLYDPLPVAVDPAVAAAIGVLTDASDADGQDLLDRLADQGRVVPAGAVPALTAAAETVLERDPRLRLPDLVRALNGAVVAAADALVLDRPWLAQVLDPGRLVAGGAAPDAVAAALELELASEVVRVPSAAVGAPLSDAESAAAARAAVTLAVTFPSGLTTDPELTVDHDGAPRRVRWWPGPGDGVVTDGSPDGIGRAVAHLAGRWSDRALAVAAAAGDPLTFAEDGLS
- a CDS encoding TrmH family RNA methyltransferase — its product is MTMPIHITDPADPRLDDFRDLTTADRRPDRPGGRGLVIAEGTVVVRRLIASAYPVRALLGVRGRFDELAPDLSDLEAPFYVASADLMARVVGFHLNRGVLATADRIAFPPTAQLLDSVRSVAVLEGVGDHENLGSIFRNAAALGIGAVLLGEGCADPLYRRSVRVSMGTVLLVPFAGLSGSWPAPAELLRSKGFTVTALTPKPSAVTLRQAGLAGRKVAVLLGSEGPGLTDAALESADLQVRIPMAPGVDSLNVATAGAIAFAEIATG
- the arsM gene encoding arsenite methyltransferase; the encoded protein is MSQTDELREHVRDRYAAAARAVGSGTGASCCGPTDALSVVAIGDESDRFGANLYGADETDGLPAEAVLASLGCGNPLAVADLRDGERVLDLGSGGGIDVLLSARRVGPSGFAYGLDMTDEMLELARANASRAGAQNVEFLKGQIEQIPLPDASIDVIISNCVINLSTDKPAVLAEMFRVLAPAGRIGISDVVAEDRLTPADRTDRGSYVGCIAGALSVTEYLDGLVAAGFDGPEVVFTHQVADGLHGAIIRAAKPAAADCCASSAPAARHDPADESACCDTSATGQAPTTACGCR
- a CDS encoding ArsR/SmtB family transcription factor; amino-acid sequence: MTSRTDLPLTDVACCAPLTRVPLTAADASALAQTLKAIADPTRLRLLSMVAAHEGGEACVCDLTEPLGLTQPTISHHLRVLVDAGLLTRDKRGVWAYFTLVPGALDSLAAVLSSQDPAVVTA
- a CDS encoding DUF3027 domain-containing protein, which encodes MSSNPASTALVDHVHADAEPTAGGADEPVSEQVSEVDAATAGPVVVILDETATSLARSAAEAEALDPSDVGEFLLAVAEDDVAVTANFRANQPGYQGWHWSVTLAVLDASHPTVSEVVLLPGEGALLAPAWIPWDERIRPGDLGAGDLLPPSPDDPRIVPAYLQSDDPAVEAVATEIGLGRVRVMSREGRVDFAERLHDGRFGPGDEMALAAPAHCVTCAFYLPLAGSLGQLLGACGNDLSPADGRVVDAGYGCGAHSETVIVMPARSAATDTVIDELTLEVHRRIAVEGPPPLEVSDPALDEWADPYIVGAELAEAELEEAALLDAAAEPDDQWSPGKD
- a CDS encoding DUF2537 domain-containing protein produces the protein MTGPHGDPSVGPQDSAPRVLQVVTRTPDPEVNTPSDPRSGDAEPADLDEPVHAEESVDQYEPVEWAWVEEWRAGGEPVPWGPGLALSGFTLFLVASAVYVLSSGLADRPILAIAVNVLVAGGLGPALWLSRNLPVLRWIGAGAVLGLLSAWLCALVFLV